The Euphorbia lathyris chromosome 8, ddEupLath1.1, whole genome shotgun sequence genome has a window encoding:
- the LOC136202855 gene encoding uncharacterized protein — protein MSYEDGRVSKEEFKAISDKAKISKSYDEHPRYMGQSSYAQKEVIWCNKGLYSSSSPLGGESKRVMNSLSIKGRNWILARSKIDEEGNLIVPNEKTQKVKVKIDHWEPLRIDREFVPCSTDDVLNRSLEKPEPGGRVRGIGGKAVIRTAFGSYSRGGITQAQFKDFMAAMEKMKQLQAEEIRAQIRLVLSEMGIQIPSQVVAPVDPRPVDVAFPTLGKRNCHSGGVDPFADIQGTTPCRLALLIKSAKVSITQAQFRGLVAAMERSKQFQAEEIRKQVKLLLSEMGMQIPSQADVPVDSRPVDAAFSTLGKSSCHSGGVDPFADIQANSMKGRTNKRKQSESGHATNESVVQLKKPIDPHEATLPKLSKKCKFMQSMLDDYTDNHMFEVPVDKDVFGHSEDMTIYIGVEDVTHLLTGKWLSTSVLEVFMIALKSLYSRYLDSIGFLCPNLVLSTMLQTKNLKDESLKYLVDTIIRYKAKRFIFFPYNEGNHWILLVICMENCAVYSFDPKVPSKFGHNIIKSHLNRVFLAYQQLEPKRGG, from the exons ATGTCATACGAAGATGGTCGAGTTTCTAAAGAGGAATTCAAG GCTATTAGTGATAAAGCTAAAATAAGCAAGTCTTACGATGAGCATCCTCGTTATATGGGGCAAAGCTCATATGCTCAAAAAGAAGTTATATGGTGCAACAAAGGGTTATATTCCTCATCCTCTCCGTTAGGTGGGGAATCAAAACGTGTGATGAATAGTTTGTCGATTAAGGGGAGAAATTGGATTCTTGCAAGAAGCAAAATTGACGAGGAAGGTAATTTGATTGTGCCGAATGAGAAGACGCAAAAAGTAAAAGTAAAAATT GATCATTGGGAACCGTTGAGGATAGATAGGGAATTCGTGCCATGTAGCACAGATGATGTCTTAAATCGTTCCCTAGAAAAGCCAGAGCCCGGTGGTCGTGTACGTGGAATTGGTGGTAAGGCCGTCATAAGAACTGCGTTTGGGTCTTATAGCCGGGGCGGCATTACTCAGGCTCAGTTTAAAGATTTCATGGCAGCGATGGAGAAAATGAAGCAGCTTCAAGCTGAAGAGATTAGGGCACAGATCAGATTAGTTCTTTCAGAAATGGGAATCCAGATACCAAGTCAGGTGGTTGCCCCTGTGGATCCTAGGCCGGTTGATGTCGCTTTCCCTACCCTAGGTAAAAGAAATTGTCATTCTGGTGGTGTTGATCCTTTTGCCGACATACAG GGAACTACACCATGTCGGCTAGCATTGTTGATTAAGAGTGCGAAAGTAAGCATTACTCAGGCTCAGTTTAGAGGATTAGTGGCAGCGATGGAGAGAAGTAAGCAGTTTCAAGCTGAAGAGATTAGGAAACAGGTCAAATTACTTCTTTCAGAAATGGGAATGCAGATACCAAGTCAGGCGGATGTCCCTGTGGATTCTAGGCCGGTTGATGCCGCTTTCTCTACCCTGGGTAAAAGTAGTTGTCACTCTGGTGGTGTTGATCCTTTTGCCGACATACAG GCAAACAGTATGAAGGGACGGACGAATAAAAGGAAACAGAGTGAAAGTGGTCACGCGACAAACGAGTCTGTTGTACAACTAAAAAAGCCCATCGATCCTCATGAGGCTACCTTACCAAAGTTGTCTAAGAAGTGCAAATTTATGCAGTCTATGTTGGATGATTATACCGATAATCATATGTTTGAGGTTCCAGTTGATAAGGATGTTTTTGGTCATTCTGAAGATATGACGATTTATATTGGAGTAGAAGACGTGACTCATCTACTAACTGGAAAGTGGCTCAGTACTTCAGTTCTAGAAGTGTTCATGAT tgCTTTGAAAAGTCTGTACAGTCGTTATCTCGACTCAATTGGATTCCTGTGCCCGAATCTAGTTTTGAGTACCATGTTGcaaactaaaaatttaaaagacGAGTCTTTGAAGTACCTCGTAGACACAATCATAAGATACAAAGCCAAGCGTTTCATCTTCTTCCCATACAATGAAGG GAATCATTGGATTCTTCTAGTGATTTGTATGGAGAATTGTGCAGTCTACTCATTTGATCCTAAAGTGCCGTCGAAGTTTGGACACAATATAATTAAGTCACATCTGAATAG GGTTTTCTTAGCCTATCAACAGTTGGAACCTAAACGGGGGGGTTAA